In a genomic window of Desulfovibrio sp. JC022:
- a CDS encoding flavin reductase family protein, producing the protein MAKKNIGIQGFTLPMPQTILGSRHDGRNNFMALAWVSRVNYNPSLMMISVGKRHFSNMAIKASGEFSVNVPSVEMVEVTDFVGLVSGSKLDKSGLFDVEPGVLENAPVISKCPVVIECKVFDSMELPNDTLFVGEVVATWCDEEVLTDDAPDIKKVNPFTLTMPDNRYWDVGECVGRAWHDGKKLK; encoded by the coding sequence ATGGCTAAGAAAAATATAGGAATTCAAGGTTTTACCTTGCCCATGCCCCAGACAATTCTGGGCTCAAGGCATGACGGACGTAACAACTTTATGGCTCTGGCGTGGGTTTCGCGGGTTAATTACAATCCGTCCCTGATGATGATTTCCGTGGGCAAGCGGCATTTTTCAAACATGGCGATCAAGGCCAGCGGCGAATTCAGCGTCAATGTCCCGTCTGTGGAGATGGTTGAAGTCACTGATTTTGTGGGGCTTGTTTCAGGTTCCAAGCTTGATAAGTCCGGCCTCTTTGATGTTGAGCCGGGGGTGCTGGAAAATGCTCCGGTGATCAGCAAGTGCCCGGTAGTCATTGAGTGCAAGGTTTTTGATTCCATGGAATTGCCAAATGATACCTTGTTTGTCGGGGAAGTTGTCGCCACATGGTGCGACGAGGAAGTTCTTACCGATGACGCACCGGATATCAAGAAGGTTAATCCCTTCACCCTGACCATGCCCGACAACCGCTACTGGGATGTCGGCGAGTGCGTGGGCCGGGCGTGGCACGATGGGAAGAAATTGAAATAA
- the zupT gene encoding zinc transporter ZupT — protein MLAENVLFAFGLTAFAGLATGIGSALAFFAKRTNPKFLSVSLGFSAGVMIYVSFMEIMVKAKDALQADMGEVAGTWAAVIAFFGGIALIALIDKMVPSYENPHEMHRIEEMNPENIKDGEGLESEQGKRKLFRMGTMAALAIGIHNFPEGLATFTAALSDPSLGIAIAVAIAIHNIPEGIAVSVPIYYATGDKKKAFKYSFLSGLAEPVGAMVGYLLLMPFMSETVFGIIFAGVAGIMVFISLDELLPAAEEYGEHHLSIYGLVSGMAVMALSLLLFL, from the coding sequence ATGCTTGCCGAGAATGTCCTATTTGCCTTCGGGCTGACCGCTTTTGCCGGACTTGCCACTGGAATTGGCTCTGCCTTGGCTTTTTTCGCCAAGCGGACCAACCCAAAATTTTTGTCTGTGTCACTGGGGTTTTCCGCCGGGGTGATGATTTATGTTTCCTTTATGGAAATTATGGTCAAAGCCAAGGATGCTTTACAGGCCGATATGGGTGAAGTTGCCGGGACATGGGCCGCGGTAATCGCTTTTTTCGGCGGTATTGCTCTCATTGCACTGATTGATAAGATGGTTCCTTCCTACGAAAACCCGCATGAGATGCATCGCATTGAGGAAATGAATCCTGAAAATATTAAAGATGGCGAGGGGCTGGAGAGCGAACAGGGAAAGCGTAAGCTTTTCCGTATGGGCACCATGGCTGCATTGGCAATCGGTATCCACAACTTTCCCGAAGGGCTGGCTACTTTCACTGCCGCGCTCAGTGATCCCAGTCTCGGTATAGCTATTGCCGTGGCTATCGCTATTCACAATATTCCTGAAGGAATCGCGGTTTCAGTGCCTATTTATTACGCTACCGGGGATAAGAAGAAAGCTTTCAAATATTCATTTCTGTCCGGTCTGGCGGAACCCGTGGGGGCTATGGTCGGCTATCTGCTGCTCATGCCGTTCATGTCTGAGACCGTATTCGGCATAATCTTCGCCGGGGTGGCCGGGATTATGGTTTTTATTTCCCTTGATGAACTTCTGCCCGCTGCCGAGGAATACGGCGAGCATCATTTGTCCATTTATGGGCTGGTTAGCGGTATGGCGGTCATGGCTTTATCGTTGCTACTGTTTTTGTAA